The sequence GAACCGGCAAAGTCATTACCGAATGTGATCTGTCTGCGAGAGGAAATGTCATAAGTCGGTACGCGGGCTTCCGTTGAAACTGACGTAACGACAGtccaaataattttgaatttcgtcccagtcAAGTGTTTGTTGGCCATTGTCACTGGCTTGAATTGTGATACAGTCTGCGCCCTTGTGTACATACTTGTAGAGGTACTTCATGCTCGAGAGTGTGGCGCAGACTTCGAAATTGATGTGGCACATGTATTTTTTTTGCAAAGTACCGGTTGTATGGCACAATTCTTCGGTCGGTTGTCGATTACCGTTTCCTCGACGACTGCTGTTCGGCCGTCACGTCGCCTGCGATAAACAGGTCTCCTGACGTGATCAATTATGGTCTCATCATTGAACGACATCGGATAGCCTTTGGAGCACTTACCGTCTCGCATACAGGGGGCGACGGGATTGTTGGCTCCACAGGGTCTGTGAACATAGTGTTCAGCTATGATGTCGTACAGTGATGGGTCCATGTCACGGTCGGGGAACTCGGCACAGACAATGTCATCTACATTGTCCATCGTGATTTTGTCTTCTGGTCTCATTGTGATCAAAACGTGGGCATGTGGAAGCCCCCTTTTTTTGGAATTCGATTACGTAGGTGTACGTTTGTGTAACACCTAGCACCTGTCTTTTGTTCAAGTCGTCGAGGAATTGTGTGTGAATTTTGATTTGAACACGCGACAGACCAAGTCAGGTCGGTGTTCAAAGCGTTGGTGATGTTCCAGATTCTCTTGAATTTCGGGCCAATTGGGATTTGTTGTGAAAGTAATGAAGAGATCTGGTTTCCCGTAACGTGCCACAATCGCCATGGCCTCGCGGTACCTGGCCTGCATATAACGCGGCGATCCTACAGTCATGGCTGGGAGCACTACCAATTTTCCAACCCGAGCTCCCAACGCACGCGCTCTTTCTTCCAGGTACCTACGAAGACCACGATAATTTTCCACTCTCAGTGATCGCTGGTTCTGCCGAATGAACCAAAGTTGATTTGCCTCGACTTTGCACCATGCGTCAACAATGTACTGTTGAAACAACTTTCCTCCGTTGTGCAGGATGGAGAAGCCATTCCTGACGGCCAATCGCCACGAGTAAAATTGTCTCAAAGTCActgttctgtttgtctgtctgtgtggTAACACCCGTTCTGTATCCGTATTCCCCGTTGGGAAATAGGAGAGGGTACACCATTGGATCGGCAAGGCTGTTCAGATTCTTGATCTGATTTCTGCGGTCACTCCCCTGCGGGTAGACAACCAAATCTACATCTCTGGGCGGCTCTTCACCTGTGTAAACTGCAGCGATATCACTTCTGCAGGCAGGCAAATTGAACCGTCTCAGATCGTTACCAATGCGTTCCTTGAAGATGACGTGCACATCATGAACTCTGACCTCGTCCGGTACGTCTGTCAAAACCTCAGAGATGAACCGATAGGCTCTGCAGAGTTGATTGACACGTCTCAACATGGTCTCAATTGTTCGGATCGTGGCTTCCCTTACGCGATCTCCAATAAGGGCGTTTCTTTCTTGGCAAGCCTCCTCAGTGTCTATGAAATAGAGCTGATTCAGCTTGTGTAAAGGGGCCATCCGAACCGGAACCGGTTCCGTGTAATGATACACTTGGCCCGAGATGCAGAAACACCAATGACCCTGGCCGACATTTCTGTCAACAGGCGATTGTGCTTTGAATGACGCCATTGCAAAATTTGAATTGACCGTTCTGATGTTTCTGCGAAAACTCTACGTCCGCCGCGTCTTCTCCGGTCAGAAAAACACACGTAGTTCTTCTGGGCACGGGCCAAGTGCAGGAATTTCAACCTTACCCAAATTGCAACATTGCATGTACAGTCCTTGCCGATTACAGGATTCTTCAGCAAAATATTTGGCGTCACACATACGACAACGTACCTGAAAACGTCCCAATGAACTGGtcggaacattttaatttaatttcggcCTCATTATTTGGCCGCTCGTTAACGGCAATTCGTACGTCACGAACGGCCAAATAGTTGCCAATTTCTTCTGTCGACAATCTACGTAGCAGGACCCTACAATCGGGCAACTCTACGCGTCGATTTTGAGGCatcatgttaatttaaattaattacaattataaatggaaaaagtaattggaatttaaaaaccGTAGAAAATGACAATCAATCACTAAATCCACGAGTAAATGACAACACTCTACcaacagaatttagttttttgggcGTCTAATGCGCCGTACTTGTTCGTgcaaagtgtacaaaatttttttctcagatttctCACCAATGCAATTCAAAATGACGGCAGCAAGTTCATGCTTGCCGTGCATGTTCATGTGCAAGCCATGACATGTAAAAAAGTCTCTTTTGAAATGTGAAATGTCTATAAAATTGGCAGACTTGatgttttttaatgtagaatTCAGGCTTGCACGTGCACGATGCACGGCAGGCAAAACACAATCTCTCCTCCTAGGCAAGTTGATAATACTAACATTGTTCAATTTAGACAGTTTAATCAACTTGCCTATTGCATCAAAAAAGTCATGATTTATAAAACCTTTATCATCGATGTCATTCGTCCCAGCCATGACTACCACTTCATCATAATTTTCTTGATAGAGAAGGGCGTTTTCAGCTATATAGTTCATAGTGCCGTTGGGGGACACAATTGCCGTCACTGCATAATCACTGGACCTCTCCAGGAGATGGTGGAGCTCCCTCCCATGGCTGTCCGTGACCAACAGCACACGCTTTGTCACAACCTTGTATGAAGGTTTCCACTTCCCCATCTAAataacagaattgttttaagtatacgtacattcatccttccataataaaaaatattagttgtctgaaatcatttcgtaaatataggtaacacacttgaattcatttattacaaagaaatacttttatttcaacttacGTTGGGAAGTGGAACACGTAACGAAAAGGGAGAGAGAACACTCACTGGAAAGGCCAGTGGTGACAATGACGTTGCTGTAAATGAAATTGTCAAAGTTTAACAAAAAGTGCAGCATTATCACatgaaacaatgtatttgataCAATTAGCACAATGCttgaaattcatttaaaaattaagattatgatgaacttgaatgtaaaaaaaagaacaccgtggtcagtatactcaggttcatttactaagacaaaacataggcctatccagtcaatatatgtatatatatatactataattatactaaataaaaaaaatataaagtgcctgcagtagtatatacctcaaacaatccttgtcaggtgcacctgcatacaaaaaactagaaaagccataatttgaaacaagaaatgccaattccacccggtatccttcggctaagggcgggctcctaatgaaatccaagaaataactaaataatatctaaaactaacttaaaattaaataacaaaatataaactatataaatggcaacaataacaataacaaataaataaagaatatgagcagggtatcacagatgttgactagaagaaatgtccatcatggtggccgtccttcagcagagcgcaaaagcgaaggttctctgcgaccacgcatgatggagagatgacaggaggaaatcaactcatctcttggaccctgaaaccaggtttcagcctagtacccttttaaagttaataataattaataaatagttgccaaacaatatagattttaataaaagtaaagttgccaaaagttatctatcaagaattttaagttaagttaaattaccaaaaatttcaaaatatcacagaccaatcaattactgataaaaattaaaataaaccttaatatagaagctggtaacattagaaaacaataaataaacaagatattccatttaaaagactaaaacaataagttataaagaaatttatttgaggtatacgcagtagcctaccatacgtaacaatttggttaaaacatttttaaaacaggcatttattgacagaattggctcaaaattggtgaaaagcaggggaagggcatcctgcacttaaaataaaattcccaactcaaaacaacaaccccaaagaaagttagtatgaaaatcccctctgtcacagaacaaaaatttaagcgttttactcttggtaaaaaaaaaaaatttaattattagaaaaaaaaaactgatggccaaaagtagcagcctattaacaggaagctaaatttaaaagttgatggcagaaggccttaaaattaaccaagtaggctataaggggagtaatgggctaaaagacccgaagaacgttacatctctcagaaaggcttaaaaatttagttaaaatgaaccttcagcagtctctctgggtttgtttacaaaaactacataacaagtgacacattacaaaacaatattggctgcagaataaaaaatgaactgtaacatatagcctaggactggtcctcactgagagacagaaaattaatttaagccgaaaaagaaagggtgaaaactgataaaagtgtaagagaattaatttgaaagccaaattaaaaatttagttaacagccagaagtactaaaatttaataaaaagcaaaactacaatttggaaaaccatgtgctcttaaccttcacagtttgaaaaataaaaataatcactaaaatttaaaagaaagcaaaacttactcatcagtgaggggccgtaaacttagccgcacatgtcagaaggaaaacagctcagcaaaactaacaaaacacttaattaaacaaaatattaaactggagctactcctaacttgtacaccacggctcggagtcttgacgccactctaccggaaaggccaaacgccttcaaatggtcagtggcctctgcagccaataaaccacacacacatacactatataaacaacacatgagccggggagatataggtattgaaccggctcatcAGGGAGGTCGTCATCAAACAGAATGGCTTGTTCATTTTCCAAATGAACCGGCAAAGTCATTACCGAATGTGATCTGTCTGCGAGAGGAAATGTCATAAGTCGGTACGCGGCTTCCGTTGAACTGACGTAACGACAGtccaaataattttgaatttcgtcccagtcAAGTGTTTGTTGGCCATTGTCACTGGCTTGAATTGTGATACAGTCTGCGCCCTTGTGTACATACTTGTAGAGGTACTTCATGCTCGAGAGTGTGGCGCAGACTTCGAAATTGATGTGGCACATGTATTTTTTTGCAAAGTACCGGTTGTATGGCACAATTCTTCGGTTGTCGATTACCGTTTCCTCGACGACTGCTGTTCGGCCGTCACGTCGCCTGCGATAAACAGGTCTCCTGACGTGATCAATTATGGTCTCATCATTGAACGACATCGGATAGCCTTTGGAGCACTTACCGTCTCGCATACAGGGGGCGACGGGATTGTTGGCTCCACAGGGTCTGTGAACATAGTGTTCAGCTATGATGTCGTACAGTGATGGGTCCATGTCACGGTCGGGGAACTCGGCACAGACAATGTCATCTACATTGTCCATCGTGATTTTGTCTTCTGGTCTCATTGTGATCAAAACGTGGGCATGTGGAAGCCCCCTTTTTTGGAATTCGATTACGTAGGTGTACGTTTGTGTAACACCTAGCACCTGTCTTTTGTTCAAGTCGTCGAGGAATTGTGTGAATTTTGATTTGAACACGCGACAGACCAAGTCAGGTCGGTGTTCAAAGCGTTGGTGATGTTCCAGATTCTCTTGAATTTCGGGCCAATTGGGATTTGTTGTGAAAGTAATGAAGAGATCTGGTTTCCCGTAACGTGCCACAATCGCCATGGCCTCGCGGTACCCTGCCTGCATATAACGCGGCGATCCTACAGTCATGGCTGGGAGCACTACCAATTTTCCAACCCGAGCTCCCAACGCACGCGCTCTTTCTTCCAGGTACCTACGAAGACCACGATAATTTTCCACTCTCAGTGATCGCTGGTTCTGCCGAATGAACCAAAGTTGATTTGCCTCGACTTTGCACCATGCGTCAACAATGTACTGTTGAAACAACTTTCCTCCGTTGTGCAGGATGGAGAAGCCATTCCTGACGGCCAATCGCCACGAGTAAAATTGTCTCAAAGTCActgttctgtttgtctgtctgtgtggTACACCCGTTCTGTATCCGTATTCCCCGTTGGGAAATAGGAGAGGGTACACCATTGGATCGGCAAGGCTGTTCAGATTCTTGATCTGATTTCTGCGGTCACTCCCCTGCGGGTAGACAACCAAATCTACATCTCTGGGCGGCTCTTCACCTGTGTAAACTGCAGCGATATCACTTCTGCAGGCAGGCAAATTGAACCGTCTCAGATCGTTACCAATGCGTTCCTTGAAGATGACGTGCACATCATGAACTCTGACCTCGTCCGGTACGTCTGTCAAAACCTCAGAGATGAACCGATAGGCTCTGCAGAGTTGATTGACACGTCTCAACATGGTCTCAATTGTTCGGATCGTGGCTTCCCTTACGCGATCTCCAATAAGGGCGTTTCTTTCTTGGCAAGCCTCCTCAGTGTCTATGAAATAGAGCTGATTCAGCTTGTGTAAAGGGGCCATCCGAACCGGAAACCGGTTCCGTGTAATGATACACTTGGCCCGAGATGCAGAAACACCAATGACCCTGGCCGACATTTCTGTCAACAGGCGATTGTGCTTTGAATGACGCCATTGCAAAATTTGAATTGACCGTTCTGATGTTTCTGCGAAACTCTACGTCCGCCGCGTCTTCTCCGGTCAGAAAAACACGTAGTTCTTCTGGGCACGGGCCAAGTGCAGGAATTTCAACCTTACCCAAATTGCAACATTGCATGTACAGTCCCTTGCCGATTACAGGATTCTTCAGCAAAATATTTGGCGTCACACATACGACAACGTACCTGAAAACGTCCCAATGAACTGGtcggaacattttaatttaatttcggcCTCATTATTTGGCCGCTCGTTAACGGCAATTCGTACGTCACGAACGGCCAAATAGTTGCCAATTTCTTCTGTCGACAATCTACGTAGCAGGACCCTACAATCGGGCAACTCTACGCGTCGATTTTGAGGCatcatgttaatttaaattaattacaattataaatggaaaaagtaattggaatttaaaaccGTAGAAAATGACAATCAATCACTAAATCCACGAGTAAATGACAACACACTCTACcaacagaatttagttttttgggcGTCTAATGCGCCGTACTTGTTCGTgcaaagtgtacaaaatttttttctcagatttctCACCAATGCAATTCAAAATGACGGCAGCAAGTTCATGCTTGCCGTGCATGTTCATGTGCAAGCCATGACATGTAAAAAAGTCTCTTTTGAAATGTGAAATGTCTATAAAATTGGCAGACTTGatgttttttaatgtagaatTCAGGCTTGCACGTGCACGATGCACGGCAGGCAAAACACAATCTCTCCTCCTAGGCAAGTTGATAATACTAACATTGTTCAATTTAGACAGTTTAATCAACTTGCCTATTGCATCAAAAAAGTCATGATTTATAAAACCTTTATCATCGATGTCATTCGTCCCAGCCATGACTACCACTTCATCATAATTTTCTTGATAGAGAAGGGCGTTTTCAGCTATATAGTTCATAGTGCCGTTGGGGGACACAATTGCCGTCACTGCATAATCACTGGACCTCTCCAGGAGATGGTGGAGCTCCCTCCCATGGCTGTCCGTGACCAACAGCACACGCTTTGTCACAACCTTGTATGAAGGTTTCCACTTCCCCATCTAAataacagaattgttttaagtatacgtacattcatccttccataataaaaaatattagttgtctgaaatcatttcgtaaatataggtaacacacttgaattcattta is a genomic window of Homalodisca vitripennis isolate AUS2020 unplaced genomic scaffold, UT_GWSS_2.1 ScUCBcl_2448;HRSCAF=7232, whole genome shotgun sequence containing:
- the LOC124372069 gene encoding uncharacterized protein LOC124372069, giving the protein MASFKAQSPVDRNVGQGHWCFCISGQVYHYTEPVPVRMAPLHKLNQLYFIDTEEACQERNALIGDRVREATIRTIETMLRRVNQLCRAYRFISEVLTDVPDEVRVHDVHVIFKERIGNDLRRFNLPACRSDIAAVYTGEEPPRDVDLVVYPQGSDRRNQIKNLNSLADPMVYPLLFPNGEYGYRTGVTTQTDKQNSDFETILLVAIGRQEWLLHPAQRRKVVSTVHC